One genomic segment of Desulfocapsa sulfexigens DSM 10523 includes these proteins:
- a CDS encoding TIGR00266 family protein: MSKWYVAVDGKSTGPMTTSQLSSALSSGQYPRSSMVWREGLADWQAATTIAELNNPAATTTPPPVTGTRAHEIDYEIFGHEMQFVEIELDPRESVVSEAGAMMYMSNGITMDTVFGDGSEESQSGGFFDKMLGAGKRLISGEGLFVTMFTHTGQGKAKVAFASPYPGKIIPLDLKQYNGRIICQKDAFLCAAKGVSIGIAFQKKIGTALFGGEGFIMQQLDGDGFCFVHAGGTIIEKELAAGETLRVDTGCLVALTQTVNYDIEFVGNVKSAIFGGESFFFATLQGPGHVWLQSLPFSRLAGRIHQAAPQTGGQSVGEGSVLGGLSTLFER, from the coding sequence ATGTCCAAGTGGTACGTAGCTGTAGATGGAAAATCCACGGGTCCCATGACCACCAGTCAGCTTTCTTCAGCCCTCTCTTCCGGGCAATATCCGCGTTCGAGCATGGTCTGGCGCGAAGGTCTTGCGGACTGGCAAGCGGCAACAACCATTGCCGAACTCAACAATCCGGCTGCGACAACTACGCCACCACCTGTTACAGGAACCCGGGCCCACGAAATTGATTACGAGATTTTTGGCCACGAAATGCAGTTTGTGGAAATTGAGCTGGATCCCCGGGAAAGCGTGGTTTCAGAAGCTGGTGCCATGATGTATATGTCCAACGGCATCACAATGGACACCGTCTTCGGTGACGGTTCCGAGGAATCGCAATCGGGTGGCTTTTTTGACAAGATGCTCGGTGCCGGGAAACGGCTGATCTCAGGTGAAGGCCTGTTTGTCACCATGTTCACTCATACCGGCCAGGGCAAGGCTAAGGTTGCCTTTGCTTCCCCATATCCGGGAAAGATCATTCCCCTTGATCTCAAGCAGTATAACGGGAGAATTATCTGCCAGAAAGATGCCTTTCTCTGTGCAGCAAAAGGTGTCTCCATAGGAATTGCTTTTCAGAAGAAAATCGGAACCGCACTCTTTGGAGGCGAAGGCTTTATCATGCAACAACTTGATGGTGACGGCTTTTGCTTTGTTCACGCCGGCGGCACAATTATAGAAAAGGAACTGGCAGCTGGAGAAACCCTGCGGGTAGACACCGGCTGTCTGGTAGCATTAACCCAGACGGTGAATTATGATATTGAATTTGTCGGCAACGTGAAATCGGCAATATTTGGCGGTGAAAGTTTCTTTTTTGCCACCCTCCAGGGCCCCGGCCATGTCTGGTTGCAGTCCCTGCCTTTCTCACGCCTCGCAGGACGGATCCACCAGGCCGCACCACAAACCGGCGGGCAAAGTGTGGGAGAAGGCTCCGTCCTTGGCGGCCTCTCTACACTGTTTGAGCGTTAG
- a CDS encoding 16S rRNA (uracil(1498)-N(3))-methyltransferase, with protein sequence MRRFFIQPDTTITPEIFLSEQESHHISKVLRLSVGTPLQLLDGKGNIHDAEIVSLGKQTRLRILSSTHVQRDETPLRVHQSILKGQKMELLVQKCTELGVFEFTPFYSDRCQLKKAELDKVSKKYERWQRIVEEACKQCNNPIMMQLNPLLSFNEMLVQHDNSVQKILFWEEEQQKNSLHSCSLQMDRAGLQIVFGPEGGFPVTEVEAAKKADFQILSLGPRVLKAETANIAAVSIIQHLLGNM encoded by the coding sequence ATGCGTCGATTCTTTATACAACCCGACACCACCATCACTCCTGAGATATTCCTCTCAGAACAGGAGTCTCACCATATCAGCAAGGTACTTCGATTATCAGTTGGTACCCCGCTGCAACTCCTCGATGGCAAGGGTAATATTCACGATGCTGAAATTGTTTCCCTTGGCAAACAAACACGATTACGCATTCTATCATCGACACACGTTCAGCGGGATGAAACACCCCTTCGGGTACACCAAAGTATTCTCAAGGGACAAAAAATGGAGTTGCTGGTACAAAAATGCACGGAACTTGGAGTCTTCGAATTCACGCCATTTTATAGCGATCGCTGCCAGCTGAAAAAAGCAGAACTCGATAAGGTCTCTAAAAAATATGAACGTTGGCAGCGAATAGTGGAAGAGGCATGCAAGCAGTGCAACAATCCCATCATGATGCAGTTGAACCCTCTGCTTTCTTTTAATGAAATGCTTGTGCAGCATGATAACTCTGTACAGAAAATCCTGTTCTGGGAAGAAGAGCAGCAGAAAAATTCTCTGCATTCCTGTTCCTTACAAATGGACAGGGCTGGCCTGCAAATTGTCTTTGGTCCGGAGGGCGGTTTTCCTGTTACAGAGGTTGAGGCTGCTAAAAAAGCAGATTTTCAGATTTTAAGCCTTGGCCCCAGGGTCTTAAAGGCAGAGACCGCGAATATTGCCGCCGTGTCAATTATCCAGCATTTACTCGGCAATATGTAA
- a CDS encoding PilZ domain-containing protein, protein MSGDERRVHKRFSMRIQTKVTAETLSGKTPMMEYLTANISAGGAFIETNHPLPLASKVRIDFLLSLEDLQILKFILSLETLKSWKRERVWVRASGIVARCEANGMGIMFDENYQINPMDRPEGPENG, encoded by the coding sequence ATGTCAGGCGATGAACGTAGGGTACATAAGCGATTTTCCATGCGGATCCAGACAAAGGTTACAGCTGAGACCTTGTCTGGGAAAACACCGATGATGGAATACCTGACGGCTAATATCAGCGCAGGTGGTGCTTTTATCGAAACCAATCACCCACTGCCGCTGGCGAGCAAAGTCCGCATAGATTTCCTCCTATCCCTCGAAGATCTGCAAATCCTGAAATTTATTCTTTCCCTTGAAACTTTGAAAAGCTGGAAAAGAGAGCGAGTATGGGTGCGTGCCTCCGGTATAGTGGCCAGATGCGAAGCAAACGGCATGGGCATTATGTTTGATGAAAATTATCAGATCAACCCCATGGACAGGCCAGAAGGTCCAGAGAACGGCTGA
- the prmA gene encoding 50S ribosomal protein L11 methyltransferase: MKNNENSSFWISAHIITNPTLEEAIVDYLVGVMGASVEQSVDVKGPALHLNTYLKEKNPTSETQQLLRNQLECYLTELATIFQVEKPIISWKRIEDQDWSNNWKVHFKPFAITEGLIIAPTWEEYTAQEGERVIIMDPGMAFGTGHHATTSLTLDFIRQILAHDKDQRILDVGTGTGILGMGAALFGATHVLGIDNDPEAVRVALENVSLNNLDSVMDVSHEPLQQIKGSFNLIVANIIHDALITMTDSFSNLLVREGNLVLSGILHGEQEKNIIRVFTGCGFLFTEKKQRKEWVALHFTKTD; this comes from the coding sequence ATGAAAAACAACGAAAATTCAAGCTTTTGGATAAGTGCTCATATCATAACAAATCCCACCCTGGAGGAAGCCATTGTGGACTATCTGGTTGGTGTGATGGGGGCCAGCGTCGAACAGTCCGTCGACGTAAAGGGTCCTGCTCTTCACCTCAACACCTACCTGAAAGAAAAAAACCCCACCAGCGAAACACAACAGTTACTCCGGAACCAACTTGAATGTTACCTCACGGAACTGGCAACAATTTTTCAGGTTGAAAAACCGATTATTTCCTGGAAACGTATCGAAGACCAGGACTGGTCAAATAACTGGAAGGTCCACTTCAAACCCTTTGCAATCACCGAAGGATTGATAATAGCGCCCACCTGGGAGGAGTATACGGCACAGGAGGGTGAGCGGGTCATCATTATGGATCCGGGAATGGCCTTTGGGACCGGACACCACGCAACAACAAGTCTGACCCTCGACTTTATCAGACAAATACTTGCCCACGACAAAGATCAACGCATCCTTGATGTGGGAACTGGCACCGGAATCCTTGGAATGGGAGCAGCCCTTTTCGGCGCCACACATGTGCTCGGGATTGACAATGACCCGGAGGCAGTGCGTGTTGCCCTTGAAAACGTCAGCCTGAACAACCTGGATTCTGTAATGGATGTCTCACATGAACCGCTGCAGCAAATAAAGGGGTCGTTTAACCTTATTGTTGCCAATATCATCCATGATGCACTGATCACCATGACTGATTCTTTCAGCAACCTTCTGGTTAGAGAGGGGAATCTTGTTCTGTCAGGAATCCTTCATGGTGAGCAGGAAAAGAATATCATTCGTGTATTCACCGGTTGTGGTTTTTTGTTTACAGAAAAAAAACAACGGAAGGAGTGGGTTGCTCTCCATTTTACAAAAACCGATTAG
- a CDS encoding ASKHA domain-containing protein, producing MKHNIHFLPDDVHVTVEDGENLLSAAAAAGVYIHAYCGGDGVCGKCKVTLENGDVESDSAASLKKGEYDKGVRLACKARVVSDITVRIPEMVKADGKALKCAPKTTRAISARSLDSLIGSWSVDPPVGKKFLKIPPPTLEDNISDMQRLMRALKNANPDSLEPSYDHPELIHELPLVLREANWDVTVILLHGKGQKEPDRIIAVEPGDTTDRLYGLAVDIGTTTCGGVLIDLNSGEIVAEGSGYNAQIGYGEDVISRMIYSQRPGGLKGLQGKVIHTINNIIEEVCKKHIISPSDISYIMTAGNTVMAHLMLAINPKFLREAPYVPSVSQFPLTKAAGLGIMAHPSVRMFLYPCISSYVGGDIVAGVHACQMQKSDEISLFIDIGTNGEIVVGNKDWMVCAACSAGPAFEGGGIKFGMRASQGAIENFQIHPETYDPMIVTIGQTKPRGICGSGLISIVAELLDAGVLDPQGKFNRSLNHPRIREGEDRWEYVLAWDRDSMIGEDIVITEVDLDNLIRAKGAMYAGYQTLLESVGLTFSDLDRVILAGNFGSYIDLERAISIGLLPDIDRDRFFYIGNASMLGCQISLTDHKRFRERVAVRTLMTNMELSENPDFMNHYMAALFLPHTDMSLFPSAKK from the coding sequence ATGAAACATAACATACATTTTTTGCCCGATGACGTCCATGTCACAGTTGAGGACGGTGAAAATCTTCTTAGTGCGGCTGCAGCGGCAGGGGTCTATATACATGCCTATTGTGGTGGTGATGGCGTTTGCGGAAAGTGTAAAGTTACATTGGAAAATGGTGATGTGGAATCTGATAGTGCTGCTTCCCTCAAAAAGGGGGAGTATGACAAGGGGGTACGTCTGGCTTGCAAGGCCAGGGTTGTGTCCGATATAACCGTCCGTATTCCTGAGATGGTGAAAGCGGATGGTAAGGCCTTAAAGTGTGCTCCTAAAACCACTCGGGCGATTTCTGCACGATCCCTGGATTCGCTTATAGGATCATGGAGTGTGGATCCACCGGTTGGAAAGAAATTTCTAAAAATACCCCCTCCAACTCTCGAGGATAATATTTCAGACATGCAGCGTTTGATGCGTGCCCTGAAAAATGCAAACCCGGATAGCCTTGAACCCAGTTATGATCATCCGGAACTTATTCATGAATTGCCACTGGTGCTCCGTGAGGCCAACTGGGATGTCACCGTTATACTTCTGCATGGCAAGGGACAAAAAGAGCCAGACAGGATTATTGCCGTTGAACCGGGTGATACAACAGACCGTCTGTACGGTCTGGCCGTGGATATCGGTACCACTACCTGTGGGGGCGTTTTGATTGATCTCAACAGTGGTGAAATTGTTGCCGAAGGATCAGGTTACAATGCGCAGATTGGTTACGGTGAGGATGTCATTTCCCGTATGATCTATTCTCAACGTCCTGGCGGACTTAAGGGGTTGCAGGGTAAAGTCATTCACACCATCAATAATATTATTGAAGAGGTGTGTAAAAAGCATATCATCAGCCCCAGTGATATCAGCTATATCATGACGGCTGGAAATACAGTTATGGCCCATTTAATGCTGGCCATTAATCCAAAATTTTTGCGGGAAGCACCCTACGTCCCAAGCGTCAGTCAGTTTCCATTGACCAAGGCGGCAGGTCTGGGAATCATGGCCCATCCTTCTGTCAGAATGTTTCTCTATCCCTGTATTTCTTCCTATGTCGGTGGTGATATTGTGGCTGGGGTTCATGCCTGTCAGATGCAGAAAAGTGACGAAATATCACTGTTTATCGATATCGGTACTAACGGTGAAATTGTGGTTGGAAATAAGGACTGGATGGTTTGTGCGGCCTGTTCTGCAGGTCCTGCCTTTGAGGGTGGTGGCATAAAATTTGGGATGCGGGCCAGTCAGGGGGCCATTGAGAATTTTCAGATCCATCCCGAAACCTATGACCCGATGATTGTAACCATTGGTCAGACAAAACCTCGTGGTATCTGTGGCTCCGGTTTGATTTCCATTGTAGCGGAGCTGTTGGATGCGGGAGTTCTTGATCCGCAGGGTAAGTTTAATCGCTCTCTGAACCATCCTCGAATTCGTGAAGGTGAGGATCGATGGGAATATGTTCTGGCCTGGGACAGAGATTCCATGATAGGTGAGGATATCGTTATTACTGAGGTCGATCTTGATAACCTGATCCGGGCTAAAGGTGCCATGTATGCGGGTTATCAGACATTACTTGAATCTGTCGGCCTTACCTTCAGTGATCTTGACCGGGTAATCCTTGCCGGCAACTTTGGCTCCTACATTGATCTGGAACGGGCAATCAGCATAGGTCTGCTTCCCGATATTGACAGGGATCGCTTTTTCTATATCGGGAACGCATCCATGCTTGGGTGCCAGATAAGCCTGACCGACCATAAGCGTTTTCGTGAAAGAGTCGCTGTGCGAACGCTTATGACAAATATGGAGCTCTCTGAAAATCCTGATTTTATGAATCATTATATGGCTGCTCTCTTTCTTCCCCATACGGACATGAGCCTGTTCCCCTCTGCCAAAAAATAA
- a CDS encoding dihydropteroate synthase has translation MGQTVKAIAESINIMGKRSGGAMKDRVQGPVQEMAKEETAAGASYLDLNIGPARKDGTELLPWVVSTVEAVTDVPLCLDTTNMDAMAAGFKAVKNKEQALMNSISAQPERMEQMIPVAAEMKCDVIALLWGADGMPRDSAERAAMSVDLMMALNEGGIPNEKILFDPIGTPITLGADQIASGLEFMEMLADIAPGAGSTVGLSNVSNGVAEHLRKYLDRTYLIMLMKYGISTAIVNSYDAELMAICKGERQEHVDMIHAMMDGDDPGVSRLSGVALEHYKTYKALSGQTVFSESWLEL, from the coding sequence ATGGGTCAGACAGTTAAAGCAATTGCAGAAAGTATCAATATCATGGGTAAGCGCAGTGGTGGCGCCATGAAAGATCGTGTTCAGGGCCCAGTTCAGGAGATGGCAAAAGAGGAGACTGCTGCAGGAGCTTCCTATCTTGATCTGAATATCGGACCTGCTCGTAAAGATGGTACCGAACTTCTTCCATGGGTTGTTAGCACTGTTGAAGCGGTTACTGATGTTCCCCTCTGTCTCGATACCACTAATATGGATGCGATGGCGGCCGGTTTTAAGGCTGTAAAAAACAAGGAACAGGCTCTGATGAACTCCATTTCTGCTCAGCCCGAGCGTATGGAACAGATGATTCCCGTTGCTGCTGAGATGAAATGTGACGTTATTGCTCTACTCTGGGGTGCTGATGGCATGCCTCGTGATTCTGCTGAGCGTGCGGCCATGTCCGTTGATTTGATGATGGCATTGAACGAAGGTGGTATCCCTAACGAGAAGATCCTTTTCGATCCAATCGGAACTCCTATTACTCTTGGTGCTGATCAGATTGCCTCTGGACTCGAGTTTATGGAAATGCTGGCGGACATTGCTCCCGGTGCTGGATCCACCGTTGGGCTTTCCAATGTTTCCAATGGTGTTGCTGAGCATCTTCGTAAGTACCTGGATCGTACCTACCTGATCATGCTGATGAAGTATGGAATTTCCACGGCTATTGTTAACTCCTATGATGCAGAGTTGATGGCAATTTGCAAAGGTGAGCGCCAGGAGCATGTGGATATGATCCATGCAATGATGGACGGTGACGATCCGGGTGTTTCACGGCTTTCAGGGGTAGCTCTTGAACATTACAAGACCTACAAAGCACTTTCCGGACAGACTGTATTCTCTGAATCCTGGCTTGAACTCTAG
- a CDS encoding type I restriction enzyme HsdR N-terminal domain-containing protein yields MDVNDVPTHHMVYGTLRDFITGEELVDTDDERIRQDLSRMMVEKLGYNKEELEPRCFIETLFNRQFVRSNIELAVTLKGFGKKFLVIRYGAGSLVSRERSAIAAARVLEKSYQIPLAVVTNGRDAELLDTATKEVLATGMEAIPTRNRAEKMLAELEFRAPAEGKKREGEMRILNAFDVEVCCRSI; encoded by the coding sequence ATGGATGTGAATGATGTTCCAACTCACCACATGGTTTATGGTACACTGAGGGATTTTATCACTGGGGAAGAACTTGTAGATACCGATGATGAACGTATTCGTCAGGACTTATCGAGAATGATGGTTGAAAAACTGGGATATAATAAGGAAGAGTTGGAACCCCGCTGTTTTATTGAAACCCTTTTCAACCGTCAGTTTGTACGTTCAAATATTGAGCTTGCGGTTACCCTGAAAGGTTTTGGCAAAAAATTCCTTGTAATACGTTATGGGGCTGGATCATTGGTTAGCCGGGAACGTTCAGCGATTGCTGCGGCGAGGGTGCTTGAAAAAAGCTACCAGATTCCCCTTGCTGTGGTGACGAATGGGCGTGATGCCGAGTTACTCGATACTGCCACCAAAGAGGTTCTGGCTACTGGCATGGAGGCAATTCCCACAAGAAATCGTGCCGAAAAGATGCTCGCTGAACTAGAATTTCGAGCTCCTGCTGAAGGCAAGAAGAGAGAAGGGGAGATGCGGATTTTAAACGCATTTGATGTGGAAGTCTGCTGCCGCAGTATATAA
- a CDS encoding class II 3-deoxy-7-phosphoheptulonate synthase, with translation MGTEQNKWTKTSWKNFTALQQPKWPDMTAHDAVLERLSTLPPLVFAGEIRDLKALLAKAVTGDAFLVQGGDCSEDFSQVTAPNIREKLRVLLQMAVVLTYAGGKPVIKLGRIAGQFAKPRSADTEMVDGVELMSYRGDMVNSSEPLAAARIPDPNRMLEGYYMAASTLNLLRAFTRGGFAALHRVSAWNQEFVKQSPMGRSYERLGKQIQQALQFMETIGIDSNSPQMKQAQFFTSHEALLLGYETALTREDSTRGGWYDCSAHMLWIGERTRQVDGAHVEFLRGVNNPIGVKIGPDYDLDNVKQLIETLNPENEAGRLTLITRLGMKNIEKVLPPLLREAKREGYNIVWSCDPMHANTYTAKSGHKTRNFNDILSEITCFFETHWAEGTIPGGIHLEMTGNNVTECTGGARNIVDEELMNNYLTTCDPRLNAEQSLEVAFQIADMIRS, from the coding sequence ATGGGAACAGAACAGAATAAATGGACGAAAACAAGCTGGAAGAACTTCACAGCCCTTCAGCAACCTAAATGGCCGGATATGACGGCCCATGATGCGGTGCTTGAAAGACTTTCCACTTTACCGCCTCTGGTTTTCGCAGGTGAAATCAGAGATCTCAAGGCTCTGCTTGCCAAAGCCGTAACGGGAGATGCCTTTCTTGTTCAGGGGGGTGACTGTTCCGAGGATTTTTCCCAGGTTACGGCCCCTAATATTCGTGAGAAACTGAGAGTTCTGTTGCAGATGGCCGTAGTGTTGACGTATGCCGGTGGCAAACCGGTTATCAAGCTTGGCCGCATTGCTGGACAATTTGCCAAACCCCGTTCTGCAGATACGGAAATGGTTGATGGTGTAGAGCTTATGTCTTACCGGGGAGACATGGTGAATAGTTCTGAACCCCTTGCGGCAGCTCGTATTCCCGATCCTAACCGGATGCTGGAAGGGTATTATATGGCGGCATCAACCCTGAATCTCCTTCGTGCTTTTACACGTGGCGGTTTTGCTGCTTTACACAGAGTATCGGCATGGAATCAGGAGTTTGTGAAACAATCTCCCATGGGACGCAGTTATGAAAGACTTGGAAAACAGATTCAACAGGCTCTGCAATTCATGGAGACCATCGGTATTGATTCCAATAGTCCCCAGATGAAGCAGGCACAGTTTTTTACCTCCCATGAAGCATTGCTGCTTGGATATGAGACGGCCCTTACTCGGGAAGATTCAACCAGAGGAGGTTGGTATGACTGTTCGGCCCATATGCTCTGGATTGGTGAGCGGACCCGGCAGGTGGATGGAGCCCATGTGGAATTTTTACGGGGCGTGAACAATCCAATAGGGGTGAAGATAGGACCGGATTATGATCTTGATAATGTGAAACAACTTATTGAGACGCTGAATCCCGAAAATGAAGCAGGCCGTTTGACCCTGATAACCAGGCTAGGTATGAAAAATATCGAAAAAGTGTTGCCTCCGCTTCTTCGTGAAGCCAAAAGGGAAGGTTATAATATAGTTTGGAGCTGTGATCCCATGCATGCCAATACCTATACGGCAAAAAGTGGCCATAAGACACGAAATTTCAATGATATACTCTCTGAAATAACCTGTTTCTTCGAAACCCATTGGGCAGAGGGAACTATCCCTGGTGGCATTCATCTCGAGATGACCGGCAATAATGTTACTGAATGTACCGGAGGTGCCAGAAATATCGTTGATGAGGAGTTAATGAATAACTACCTTACGACATGTGATCCACGCCTCAATGCTGAGCAGAGCCTGGAAGTGGCCTTTCAGATAGCAGACATGATCCGTAGTTAA
- a CDS encoding rhodanese-like domain-containing protein yields MVKQFLLLVFVILYASVISSQAEDSEVISGEIVTGFRVLTVDPASKDNYFTVYRGDYIKFSYPEEFTSLAFSMEALKLGDMLSPKPEDSPFFKMKAVGSYDYSLGEGGGSITVVDLVRPNYTEVTADEAADILKNLKPFILDVRTPEEYQQVHIEGTHLIPIQQLQARIGELEPRKHEDVFIYCATGNRSTVASRILADQGFKRIYNLRYGVYDWVRKGHPYKTGR; encoded by the coding sequence ATGGTTAAACAATTTTTGTTGCTTGTATTTGTAATTTTATATGCTTCTGTGATATCCAGCCAGGCTGAAGACAGCGAAGTGATTTCAGGGGAAATTGTTACTGGATTCCGAGTGCTTACAGTTGACCCTGCCTCAAAAGATAATTATTTCACCGTCTATCGGGGAGATTATATAAAGTTCAGCTATCCGGAGGAATTCACCTCCCTGGCATTCAGTATGGAGGCGTTGAAGCTTGGAGATATGCTCTCTCCAAAACCGGAGGACTCTCCATTTTTTAAAATGAAGGCCGTGGGGAGCTACGATTATAGTCTTGGTGAGGGCGGTGGCAGCATCACCGTTGTTGACCTTGTACGTCCTAATTATACTGAGGTTACGGCCGATGAGGCTGCAGATATTTTAAAAAATCTTAAGCCGTTTATCCTTGATGTACGAACTCCTGAAGAATATCAGCAGGTGCATATTGAGGGAACACATCTGATTCCCATCCAGCAGTTGCAGGCAAGGATTGGAGAACTGGAACCCAGGAAGCATGAAGATGTTTTTATCTACTGTGCCACCGGAAACAGATCAACCGTTGCCTCGCGAATACTGGCTGATCAGGGATTTAAACGGATTTACAATCTGCGTTACGGCGTCTATGACTGGGTACGTAAGGGGCATCCTTACAAAACCGGAAGGTGA
- a CDS encoding anti-sigma factor antagonist (This anti-anti-sigma factor, or anti-sigma factor antagonist, belongs to a family that includes characterized members SpoIIAA, RsbV, RsfA, and RsfB.), which yields MKINTEVIQKIFVVTCEGSRLDASFAQTFFNAMQSFIQKGHMDIVLDLSSVEFVDSTGLGAIVQCLKEIDGRGLLVLCGVSEMVLSLLKMTHLDDIFIQAADRDEAFKKLGAEKKKRSIPREVETEFVATPAKVTGFDEALLASLTMEDAETIEDVSDEERRKYRRLISKQITNEEIIVHCTNSSTGKRSTGVVLDISPGGLLLVSPSKLSVGDEFILEGRIGRAFKFKEHTVIRNCRDGKYGLEFIKPSRKTTSFIQQLTGSVVLTKKWARN from the coding sequence ATGAAAATAAATACGGAAGTCATCCAAAAGATTTTTGTTGTTACTTGTGAAGGATCACGACTTGATGCCTCTTTCGCGCAGACTTTTTTTAACGCTATGCAGAGTTTTATTCAGAAAGGGCATATGGATATCGTGCTCGATCTTTCAAGTGTCGAATTTGTCGATTCCACCGGGCTTGGCGCTATTGTGCAGTGCCTGAAAGAAATTGATGGGCGTGGACTGCTGGTGCTGTGTGGTGTCAGTGAGATGGTTCTCAGCCTGCTGAAGATGACTCACCTGGATGATATATTTATTCAAGCCGCAGATCGTGACGAAGCTTTTAAGAAGCTTGGTGCAGAGAAGAAAAAAAGAAGTATTCCTCGTGAGGTGGAAACGGAATTTGTTGCTACTCCTGCCAAGGTAACAGGTTTTGATGAAGCCCTGCTCGCCTCCTTAACGATGGAAGATGCTGAAACAATTGAGGATGTTAGTGACGAAGAGCGAAGAAAATACCGGCGTCTTATCAGTAAGCAGATAACGAATGAAGAAATCATTGTTCATTGCACCAACAGCAGTACCGGGAAACGTTCCACCGGAGTTGTTCTTGATATTTCTCCAGGTGGGCTTCTCCTGGTCTCGCCTTCAAAACTTTCAGTTGGCGACGAATTTATTCTGGAGGGACGTATTGGAAGAGCATTTAAATTCAAAGAACATACTGTGATCCGTAACTGTCGTGATGGAAAATACGGTCTTGAGTTTATTAAGCCGTCCCGCAAAACCACCTCATTTATTCAGCAACTCACTGGTTCTGTGGTGTTGACTAAGAAATGGGCCAGGAACTAA